In the Clostridium beijerinckii genome, one interval contains:
- a CDS encoding phage replisome organizer N-terminal domain-containing protein, producing the protein MSDIKWIKLSTNMHDDEKMKLVDAMPERDTIHYLWIRLLIQAGKTNANGLIYLNENIPYSDEMLSTIFSRPLASIRLALKVLSEFQMIEIADNNVIRIVNWERHQNVEGMDRVRDQNRKRVQNHREKKKQLEAVVNGSEETSVEIEEHSWAESKEYGCAESKEYNIEVTNDICDSAKKSCNVTDDKSNVTVTVQNKRENKNKIKNENNKDREIKKEDDINSKSIELAKYCDLIVGIPNVLNLGALKLAIGVHGQEYVKMAIDIALKANKPNMTYIEGILKNWRREGYPDDKEVKKNVNRSYGKNSNPDKNKFAGFKPKEPRSLTDEQRKRAEKSLI; encoded by the coding sequence ATGTCAGATATTAAATGGATTAAGTTATCTACTAACATGCATGATGATGAAAAGATGAAATTAGTGGATGCAATGCCAGAGAGAGATACTATTCATTATTTATGGATAAGATTACTTATACAAGCTGGCAAAACTAATGCTAATGGACTTATATATCTAAATGAGAATATCCCATATAGTGATGAAATGTTATCTACAATATTCTCAAGGCCTCTAGCTTCTATAAGACTTGCACTTAAAGTATTATCAGAATTTCAAATGATTGAGATAGCTGATAATAACGTAATCAGAATAGTGAATTGGGAAAGACACCAAAATGTTGAGGGAATGGACAGAGTTAGAGATCAAAATAGAAAAAGAGTTCAAAATCATAGAGAAAAGAAAAAACAACTTGAAGCTGTAGTTAATGGAAGTGAAGAAACTAGTGTTGAAATTGAAGAACATAGCTGGGCTGAAAGTAAAGAATATGGATGTGCTGAAAGTAAAGAATATAACATTGAAGTTACAAATGATATTTGTGATAGTGCAAAAAAATCTTGTAACGTTACAGATGATAAAAGTAACGTTACTGTAACGGTGCAGAATAAGAGAGAGAATAAGAACAAGATTAAGAATGAGAATAATAAAGATAGAGAGATAAAGAAAGAAGATGATATAAATTCTAAATCTATTGAACTTGCTAAGTACTGTGACCTAATAGTTGGAATACCTAATGTTCTTAATTTAGGTGCACTTAAGTTAGCTATAGGGGTGCATGGTCAAGAATATGTAAAGATGGCTATAGATATAGCATTAAAAGCTAATAAACCTAATATGACTTACATTGAAGGCATACTGAAAAATTGGAGAAGAGAAGGATATCCAGATGATAAGGAGGTAAAGAAAAATGTCAATAGGAGCTATGGAAAGAATAGTAACCCGGATAAAAACAAATTTGCAGGATTCAAACCAAAGGAACCACGAAGCCTTACAGATGAGCAGCGAAAAAGAGCTGAAAA